One Sphingopyxis macrogoltabida genomic region harbors:
- a CDS encoding SDR family oxidoreductase codes for MAGDAFREDIFKNRTLFVAGGSGGINLAIAERFAELGANISLISRDAERVCAAARSIDPGGARAMGLAADVRDFEAVDAAFAATVERFGEIDFVVSGAAGNFLAPVIGMSANAFKTVIDIDLLGTFNVMRAAFDHLRKPGASLISITAGQAIRPTMFQAHAGAAKAGINNLTQTLAMEWGPTGVRVNAIAPGPIGDTEGMRRLTPSEAATAALKKRIPLRDYGVKRDIADLAVFLCTPNAKYITGAILDCDGGSVLGDASADALTVPPR; via the coding sequence GTGGCCGGGGACGCGTTTCGTGAGGATATTTTCAAGAACAGGACATTGTTCGTCGCCGGAGGGTCAGGTGGCATCAATCTCGCGATTGCCGAGCGATTCGCCGAACTCGGGGCGAACATAAGCCTCATAAGCCGCGATGCCGAGCGGGTGTGTGCAGCCGCCAGGAGCATTGATCCGGGTGGTGCGCGCGCAATGGGGCTCGCCGCCGATGTTCGCGATTTCGAGGCGGTGGACGCAGCCTTCGCTGCGACGGTCGAACGGTTCGGGGAGATCGACTTCGTCGTTTCCGGTGCTGCTGGAAATTTTCTGGCACCGGTGATTGGCATGTCCGCAAACGCATTCAAGACGGTCATAGACATCGACCTTCTGGGCACTTTCAACGTGATGCGCGCTGCGTTCGACCATTTGCGCAAACCTGGCGCGTCGCTCATCTCGATTACGGCGGGACAAGCCATTCGCCCGACGATGTTCCAGGCGCATGCCGGCGCGGCAAAGGCAGGGATCAACAATCTGACCCAGACGCTCGCGATGGAGTGGGGGCCAACCGGCGTTCGCGTAAACGCCATCGCTCCGGGGCCGATCGGCGATACTGAAGGCATGCGCAGGCTGACCCCATCGGAGGCTGCGACCGCGGCGTTGAAGAAACGGATTCCGCTGCGCGACTATGGCGTCAAGCGCGACATCGCCGATCTCGCGGTATTTCTTTGCACCCCCAATGCAAAATATATCACCGGAGCAATTCTCGATTGTGACGGAGGTTCTGTGCTCGGTGACGCGTCGGCAGACGCCCTCACTGTCCCGCCGCGATAG
- a CDS encoding NAD(P)-dependent alcohol dehydrogenase produces the protein MAKQAFAAVARTPGGRWDIEDIMLEDPRPGEILVRIAGVGLCHTDLAFGGSLQIMKAPAVLGHEGSGIVERVGEGVSKVRPGDHVVLTFNSCGECPRCDEGRPAYCVRFAQMNYGGCRVDGSRTLCVGEEPASANFFGQSSFASYALANERNTVRVDPALPIELLGPLGCGVQTGVGAVMNSLACPKGSSLLVIGAGAVGLSAVLGAKVQECATILVVEPREERRALALELGATHVIDPASADFATAIREIVPVGVDYAFDTTGRREVIESAMTALAPRATFGLVGIASPADDRLGLSINQLVGAGHIVMGIIEGDSLPDMFIPRMIELYKAGELPFDRLVRRYPLSQINEAIADQHAGRCVKAVMIP, from the coding sequence ATGGCCAAGCAAGCATTCGCCGCGGTAGCCCGCACCCCGGGGGGGCGGTGGGATATCGAGGATATCATGCTCGAAGATCCGCGGCCGGGCGAGATATTGGTCCGCATCGCGGGCGTCGGCCTCTGTCATACCGACCTTGCCTTTGGCGGAAGTCTCCAGATCATGAAGGCGCCGGCGGTGCTTGGCCATGAAGGGTCGGGTATCGTCGAGCGCGTCGGCGAGGGGGTGTCGAAGGTGCGCCCTGGCGATCATGTCGTACTGACCTTCAACAGCTGCGGCGAATGCCCCCGGTGCGATGAGGGCCGGCCGGCCTATTGTGTTCGCTTCGCACAAATGAACTATGGCGGCTGCCGAGTGGACGGAAGCCGGACGCTCTGTGTCGGCGAAGAACCCGCAAGTGCGAACTTCTTCGGCCAGTCGTCATTCGCATCCTATGCACTTGCCAATGAACGCAACACCGTCCGCGTCGACCCAGCGCTGCCGATCGAGTTGCTTGGCCCGCTGGGTTGCGGTGTCCAGACGGGCGTGGGCGCGGTGATGAACTCGCTCGCCTGCCCCAAAGGCTCGTCGCTTCTTGTGATCGGCGCCGGCGCGGTGGGGCTGAGTGCGGTCCTCGGCGCCAAGGTCCAGGAATGTGCCACCATCCTCGTTGTCGAGCCGCGGGAGGAACGCCGGGCCCTGGCGCTCGAACTTGGTGCGACGCACGTCATCGATCCGGCCTCCGCCGACTTTGCGACGGCAATCCGCGAAATCGTCCCGGTCGGGGTCGATTATGCGTTCGACACGACAGGCCGGCGAGAGGTCATCGAATCCGCGATGACTGCATTGGCGCCGCGCGCGACCTTCGGACTTGTCGGAATCGCAAGCCCCGCCGACGATCGGCTGGGTCTTTCGATCAACCAACTGGTCGGTGCGGGTCATATCGTGATGGGCATCATCGAAGGCGATAGCCTACCCGATATGTTCATCCCCCGCATGATCGAGCTCTACAAGGCGGGAGAGCTGCCTTTCGACCGTCTCGTTCGCAGATATCCGCTATCGCAGATCAACGAAGCCATTGCCGACCAGCACGCCGGACGGTGCGTGAAGGCCGTGATGATCCCCTGA
- a CDS encoding enoyl-CoA hydratase/isomerase family protein, whose amino-acid sequence MTGKPLRVQVESAEDVAVVRFANPPHGTVSNGGAADLVAAIRPLLAAAETRAIILTGGQDGIFIRHADVRQIATSLERVGMGSVDPQAFATSAFAELGAMLDAAEKPVIAAIDGLCMGGGFEIALACTMRIASPAATAIGLPEIRLDIFPGGGGTQRLSRLVGRHRARLFMLRGDVMTASQALAAGLVDEVVPCALDRALELAGMFAGRSTAAVSAILRLTATDEDRERLAAEACRFGELGLTGEVLPEALFQFAEGDVGLEAMR is encoded by the coding sequence ATGACAGGCAAGCCGCTTCGCGTTCAGGTCGAAAGCGCCGAAGACGTAGCCGTCGTGCGCTTCGCCAATCCGCCGCACGGCACCGTCTCGAACGGCGGTGCGGCGGACCTTGTCGCGGCGATCAGGCCCCTCCTCGCGGCGGCCGAAACACGAGCGATCATTCTCACAGGCGGTCAGGACGGCATCTTCATCCGCCACGCCGACGTCCGGCAAATTGCAACTTCGCTTGAACGCGTAGGCATGGGAAGCGTCGATCCGCAAGCCTTTGCGACCAGCGCATTCGCCGAACTCGGCGCGATGCTCGACGCCGCCGAAAAGCCGGTGATCGCCGCGATTGACGGCCTGTGCATGGGCGGCGGCTTCGAAATTGCACTCGCCTGCACCATGCGGATCGCATCGCCCGCCGCCACCGCGATCGGCCTTCCCGAAATTCGCCTCGACATCTTCCCCGGCGGAGGGGGAACGCAGCGGCTGTCGCGACTGGTCGGACGCCATCGGGCCCGCCTGTTCATGCTCCGCGGCGACGTCATGACGGCCAGCCAGGCGCTGGCGGCCGGCCTTGTCGATGAAGTGGTCCCCTGTGCGCTCGATCGTGCCCTCGAATTGGCCGGCATGTTCGCCGGCCGTTCGACCGCCGCGGTGTCCGCGATCCTGCGCCTGACGGCCACTGACGAAGACCGGGAGAGGCTGGCCGCGGAAGCTTGCCGGTTTGGCGAGCTTGGCCTCACCGGCGAGGTGCTGCCGGAGGCGCTCTTCCAGTTCGCAGAAGGCGATGTCGGACTTGAAGCGATGCGATGA
- a CDS encoding tyrosine-protein phosphatase yields the protein MTETVVIEEDRLVALAGGQNFREVGGYPARDGRVLKRRLIWRSARLDELTSDDIRNESLDAISTIADLRLASERALHPTVPAFAEKRTTLVWDEGDIDLSGDQRLFARDLKPDDYAEAVRHFYRSLADRHATHLASLYRHIAAGSLPVLIHCSAGKDRTGIAIALLLDLIGIRREYIIADYCKTAELLDWKRLTASAAAAGMQGKWMERLAPDALEILMRADRSYIEAAFRELEWRHGSISSFAKDVLGLSDSDLGRLQDNLLEG from the coding sequence ATGACCGAGACTGTCGTGATCGAAGAGGACCGGCTGGTCGCACTTGCCGGCGGCCAGAACTTTCGGGAGGTCGGCGGCTATCCGGCCCGCGATGGCAGGGTTTTGAAGCGACGGCTGATATGGCGGTCCGCCCGGCTGGACGAGTTGACGAGCGACGATATCCGCAACGAATCGCTCGACGCGATTTCCACGATCGCAGACCTGCGCCTGGCCAGCGAGCGCGCGCTCCATCCGACCGTTCCGGCTTTTGCGGAAAAGCGCACTACCTTGGTCTGGGACGAGGGCGATATCGATCTTTCAGGCGATCAGCGGTTGTTTGCGCGCGACCTCAAGCCCGATGATTATGCCGAAGCAGTGCGGCATTTCTACCGAAGCCTGGCCGACAGGCACGCGACGCATCTCGCCAGCCTGTATCGCCATATCGCCGCAGGCAGCCTGCCGGTGCTCATCCACTGCTCGGCCGGGAAGGACCGCACCGGCATCGCCATCGCACTATTGCTCGATCTCATCGGAATTCGCCGGGAATATATCATCGCGGACTATTGCAAGACGGCCGAACTGCTCGACTGGAAACGCCTGACCGCGAGTGCGGCGGCGGCGGGCATGCAAGGAAAGTGGATGGAACGCCTGGCGCCCGATGCGCTCGAAATCCTTATGCGCGCCGATCGCAGCTATATCGAGGCTGCCTTTCGCGAACTGGAGTGGCGGCATGGCTCGATATCCAGCTTCGCGAAGGACGTCCTCGGCCTCTCGGATAGCGATCTTGGCCGGCTACAGGACAACCTCCTCGAAGGCTGA